One part of the Ciona intestinalis chromosome 5, KH, whole genome shotgun sequence genome encodes these proteins:
- the zf(c2h2)-88 gene encoding zinc finger protein (The RefSeq protein has 9 substitutions compared to this genomic sequence) — translation MVLMADLDLRAPTVQAASYERDNRTSSSLLDSRPTAQPTSWGNYFRAARRYAPYCPSWSPPKNRYFSGLPSSSNDNETLCTNYKTFQTGKTQDPRSYVEGMSAADHRELARRFANQVAERLPRLNFATKDEHDMRNIKTSPTKTGFAGRLVLSSKGEKKYLCENCDRCFADPSNLQRHIRQQHVGARAHPCPECGKTFATSSGLKQHQHIHSSVKPFTCEVCHKSYTQFSNLCRHKRMQANCRAHMRCQNCDSLFPNISSLTKHRRFCTGTANGSTTKNPTKVGNGASMAASPKTESDSSRQSSPQSVESRACEWNDTTKGQISKAVEAEWSERLRRLYAMAAESSTRCLGSEMRMNQTRKNSYFCHAEKNGEPFVRSKRSFADAQVQCNKPNVDSIIEATTQRTTTFPIVLKANSTRFLRSYAAPNFSATSRHAAVQFDSCESLKRSTNQLPSPTSPIDRPKEKIWNPLLSPSPNAPKRLPSFDSFSPTNFPAVKPNPAAAAVAAAYLLSSSQEKRHSTFSVANFSKSYSKPFSFDIPLEQPRVTPEQPLDLSMSSTVRKNNDQTTNNTNQQSVENLNKWKQSLSFLYEAGKHFGSPSSISKFGNFNPSQFATATSVPAYPPTMYSGFSLPTRESSWAPRPLRESTCFTDTAAHKYQFQPNAIAPYYQQCFGFARERYTCKFCFKNFPRSANLIRHERTHTGEQPYTCQYCDRSFSISSNLQRHVRNIHNKERPFECHFCGREFSQQANLDRHLKHHEKNATHEKTRMYSENSSFYEDDAEEMSYGDTSKDEGLYSSSSIISSQTSPCSSSGHSSHISFHRRTSSTSSSNDSAFTSNSPVGCRPEPIDFRMEQSLSPVLRPIRKPAANTDCESDESMEIYCSPNLNDSAVKSATEGLMRLVNSGTPTVIQS, via the exons ATGGTTCTTATGGCTGATCTTGATTTACGCGCCCCTACTGTCCAG GCCGCATCGTATGAACGTGATAACAGAACGAGTAGCTCATTACTCGATTCTCGACCCACTGCCCAACCAACGTCGTGGGGAAATTATTTCCGAGCAGCAAGACGATACGCGCCATATTGTCCAAGTTGGTCACCCCCGAAAAACAGATATTTCAGCGGATTACCT tcaTCATCCAACGACAACGAAACATTGTGTACGAATTACAAAACGTTTCAAACTGGAAAAACACAAGATCCCCGGTCATACGTCGAAG GAATGTCCGCTGCTGACCATCGGGAACTTGCTCGTCGATTCGCAAACCAAGTAGCTGAAAGGTTACCACGTTTAAACTTCGCAACTAAAGACGAACATGATATGCGAAATATTAAGACATCACCCACCAAAACTGGATTTGCTGGACGCCTGGTATTGTCAAGCAAAGGAGAAAAAAA ATATCTTTGCGAAAACTGCGACCGTTGTTTTGCCGACCCTAGCAACCTTCAACGCCATATCCGCCAGCAACACGTGGGCGCAAGAGCGCATCCATGTCCAGAATGCGGGAAGACGTTCGCTACATCTTCTGGACTCAAACAGCATCAGCATATACATAGTAGTGTGAAGCCTTTCACGTGTGAAGTGTGCCACAAATCCTACACACAG TTTAGCAATCTCTGTCGACATAAGCGCATGCAGGCGAACTGTCGTGCTCATATGCGATGCCAAAACTGCGACTCCCTATTTCCGAACATCAGCTCACTAACGAAACACCGGCGATTCTGTACTGGAACGGCCAACGGCAGCACGACCAA AAATCCCACAAAAGTTGGGAATGGTGCTTCTATGGCAGCGTCACCCAAAACTGAATCAAATTCAAGTCGACAATCTTCTCCACAAAGTGTTG AGTCTCGTGCTTGCGAATGGAACGATACAACAAAAGGTCAAATTTCGAAAGCTGTCGAAGCCGAATGGTCCGAACGACTTCGCCGCTTATACGCCATGGCAGCAGAGTCCAGCACACGTGGTCTTGGGTCTGAAATGCGGATGAACCAAACCCGAAAAAATTCTTACTTCTGCCATGCGGAAAAAAACGGCGAACCATTCGTTCGCTCGAAAAGGGGTTTTGCGGACGCACAAGTTCAATGCAATAAGCCCAATGTTGATTCCACCATCGAGGCAACCACACAACGCACAACAACGTTCCCAATTGTGTTAAAGGCAAATTCTACACGATTCTTACGTTCTTATGCTCTCCCTAACTTCAGCGCAACATCCAGACATGCCGCTGTCCAGTTTGATTCTTGTGAAAGTCTCAAGAGATCAACCAATCAACTACCTTCTCCAACATCGCCGATCGACCGACCAAAAGAGAAAATTTGGAACCCACTGCTCTCCCCATCTCCAAACGCACCAAAACGTTTACCATCATTCGACAGCTTCTCGCCGACAAATTTCCCTGCGGTAAAACCGAACCCCGCAGCCGCCGCTGTAGCTGCAGCTTATCTACTGTCCAGTAGCCAGGAGAAGCGCCACAGCACATTTTCAGTTGCCAACTTCTCCAAGTCTTACTCGAAACCTTTTAGTTTTGACATTCCCCTTGAACAACCTCGAGTTACTCCAGAACAGCCACTTGACCTGAGCATGTCATCCACCGTGAAGAAAAACAACGATCAAACCACCAACAACACAAATCAACAAAGCGTGGAAAACCTCAACAAGTGGAAGCAATCCCTCAGTTTTCTATACGAGGCTGGAAAACATTTTGGGTCCTCTTCATCGATTTCAAAGTTCGGCAACTTCAACCCGTCTCAATTTGCCACAGCTACAAGCGTACCAGCGTACCCACCGACAATGTACTCCGGCTTTTCTCTTCCAACAAGAGAGTCGTCATGGGCACCTCGCCCATTAAGAGAGTCAACCTGTTTCACAGATACCGCTGCTCATAAATACCAGTTCCAACCAAACGCCATAGCTCCTTACTATCAACAATGCTTTGGGTTTGCACGGGAACGCTATACTTGCAAATTTTGCTTCAAAAACTTTCCCCGAAGTGCAAACCTCATCCGACACGAGAGAACGCACACCGGAGAGCAACCGTACACCTGTCAATACTGCGACCGAAGCTTTTCCATATCTTCAAACTTGCAACGTCATGTACGAAACATTCATAATAAG GAGAGACCATTTGAATGCCACTTTTGCGGAAGAGAGTTCAGTCAGCAGGCAAATTTAGACCGTCATCTCAAGCACCACGAAAAAAATGCTACTCA TGAGAAAACGCGCATGTATTCCGAGAACTCCTCATTTTACGAAGATGATGCGGAAGAAACGTCATACGGTGATACCTCTAAGGATGAAGGATTATATTCTTCATCGTCTATCATTTCTAGCCAAACGAGTCCATGCTCATCATCTGGCCACTCCAGCCACATTTCTTTTCATCGGCGCACGTCCAGCACCTCTTCTTCTAACGATTCTGCTTTCACTTCTAACTCTCCAGTTGGCTGCCGTCCGGAGCCGATCGACTTCCGAATGGAGCAGTCGCTCTCTCCTGTTTTGCGACCCATCCGAAAACTTGCTGCCAATACTGATTGTGAAAGCGATGAATCAATGGAAATCTACTGCAGTCCAAATCTGAACGACAGTGCAGTAAAGAGTGCTACTGAAGGACTCATGCGTCTTGTAAATTCAGGCACACCAACTGTCATTCAAAGTTAA
- the zf(c2h2)-88 gene encoding zinc finger protein isoform X1, whose translation MICEILRHHPPKLDLLDAWYCQAKEKKSKYLCENCDRCFADPSNLQRHIRQQHVGARAHPCPECGKTFATSSGLKQHQHIHSSVKPFTCEVCHKSYTQFSNLCRHKRMQANCRAHMRCQNCDSLFPNISSLTKHRRFCTGTANGSTTKNPTKVGNGASMAASPKTESNSSRQSSPQSVESRACEWNDTTKGQISKAVEAEWSERLRRLYAMAAESSTRGLGSEMRMNQTRKNSYFCHAEKNGEPFVRSKRGFADAQVQCNKPNVDSTIEATTQRTTTFPIVLKANSTRFLRSYALPNFSATSRHAAVQFDSCESLKRSTNQLPSPTSPIDRPKEKIWNPLLSPSPNAPKRLPSFDSFSPTNFPAVKPNPAAAAVAAAYLLSSSQEKRHSTFSVANFSKSYSKPFSFDIPLEQPRVTPEQPLDLSMSSTVKKNNDQTTNNTNQQSVENLNKWKQSLSFLYEAGKHFGSSSSISKFGNFNPSQFATATSVPAYPPTMYSGFSLPTRESSWAPRPLRESTCFTDTAAHKYQFQPNAIAPYYQQCFGFARERYTCKFCFKNFPRSANLIRHERTHTGEQPYTCQYCDRSFSISSNLQRHVRNIHNKERPFECHFCGREFSQQANLDRHLKHHEKNATHEKTRMYSENSSFYEDDAEETSYGDTSKDEGLYSSSSIISSQTSPCSSSGHSSHISFHRRTSSTSSSNDSAFTSNSPVGCRPEPIDFRMEQSLSPVLRPIRKLAANTDCESDESMEIYCSPNLNDSAVKSATEGLMRLVNSGTPTVIQS comes from the exons ATGATATGCGAAATATTAAGACATCACCCACCAAAACTGGATTTGCTGGACGCCTGGTATTGTCAAGCAAAGGAGAAAAAAAGTAA ATATCTTTGCGAAAACTGCGACCGTTGTTTTGCCGACCCTAGCAACCTTCAACGCCATATCCGCCAGCAACACGTGGGCGCAAGAGCGCATCCATGTCCAGAATGCGGGAAGACGTTCGCTACATCTTCTGGACTCAAACAGCATCAGCATATACATAGTAGTGTGAAGCCTTTCACGTGTGAAGTGTGCCACAAATCCTACACACAG TTTAGCAATCTCTGTCGACATAAGCGCATGCAGGCGAACTGTCGTGCTCATATGCGATGCCAAAACTGCGACTCCCTATTTCCGAACATCAGCTCACTAACGAAACACCGGCGATTCTGTACTGGAACGGCCAACGGCAGCACGACCAA AAATCCCACAAAAGTTGGGAATGGTGCTTCTATGGCAGCGTCACCCAAAACTGAATCAAATTCAAGTCGACAATCTTCTCCACAAAGTGTTG AGTCTCGTGCTTGCGAATGGAACGATACAACAAAAGGTCAAATTTCGAAAGCTGTCGAAGCCGAATGGTCCGAACGACTTCGCCGCTTATACGCCATGGCAGCAGAGTCCAGCACACGTGGTCTTGGGTCTGAAATGCGGATGAACCAAACCCGAAAAAATTCTTACTTCTGCCATGCGGAAAAAAACGGCGAACCATTCGTTCGCTCGAAAAGGGGTTTTGCGGACGCACAAGTTCAATGCAATAAGCCCAATGTTGATTCCACCATCGAGGCAACCACACAACGCACAACAACGTTCCCAATTGTGTTAAAGGCAAATTCTACACGATTCTTACGTTCTTATGCTCTCCCTAACTTCAGCGCAACATCCAGACATGCCGCTGTCCAGTTTGATTCTTGTGAAAGTCTCAAGAGATCAACCAATCAACTACCTTCTCCAACATCGCCGATCGACCGACCAAAAGAGAAAATTTGGAACCCACTGCTCTCCCCATCTCCAAACGCACCAAAACGTTTACCATCATTCGACAGCTTCTCGCCGACAAATTTCCCTGCGGTAAAACCGAACCCCGCAGCCGCCGCTGTAGCTGCAGCTTATCTACTGTCCAGTAGCCAGGAGAAGCGCCACAGCACATTTTCAGTTGCCAACTTCTCCAAGTCTTACTCGAAACCTTTTAGTTTTGACATTCCCCTTGAACAACCTCGAGTTACTCCAGAACAGCCACTTGACCTGAGCATGTCATCCACCGTGAAGAAAAACAACGATCAAACCACCAACAACACAAATCAACAAAGCGTGGAAAACCTCAACAAGTGGAAGCAATCCCTCAGTTTTCTATACGAGGCTGGAAAACATTTTGGGTCCTCTTCATCGATTTCAAAGTTCGGCAACTTCAACCCGTCTCAATTTGCCACAGCTACAAGCGTACCAGCGTACCCACCGACAATGTACTCCGGCTTTTCTCTTCCAACAAGAGAGTCGTCATGGGCACCTCGCCCATTAAGAGAGTCAACCTGTTTCACAGATACCGCTGCTCATAAATACCAGTTCCAACCAAACGCCATAGCTCCTTACTATCAACAATGCTTTGGGTTTGCACGGGAACGCTATACTTGCAAATTTTGCTTCAAAAACTTTCCCCGAAGTGCAAACCTCATCCGACACGAGAGAACGCACACCGGAGAGCAACCGTACACCTGTCAATACTGCGACCGAAGCTTTTCCATATCTTCAAACTTGCAACGTCATGTACGAAACATTCATAATAAG GAGAGACCATTTGAATGCCACTTTTGCGGAAGAGAGTTCAGTCAGCAGGCAAATTTAGACCGTCATCTCAAGCACCACGAAAAAAATGCTACTCA TGAGAAAACGCGCATGTATTCCGAGAACTCCTCATTTTACGAAGATGATGCGGAAGAAACGTCATACGGTGATACCTCTAAGGATGAAGGATTATATTCTTCATCGTCTATCATTTCTAGCCAAACGAGTCCATGCTCATCATCTGGCCACTCCAGCCACATTTCTTTTCATCGGCGCACGTCCAGCACCTCTTCTTCTAACGATTCTGCTTTCACTTCTAACTCTCCAGTTGGCTGCCGTCCGGAGCCGATCGACTTCCGAATGGAGCAGTCGCTCTCTCCTGTTTTGCGACCCATCCGAAAACTTGCTGCCAATACTGATTGTGAAAGCGATGAATCAATGGAAATCTACTGCAGTCCAAATCTGAACGACAGTGCAGTAAAGAGTGCTACTGAAGGACTCATGCGTCTTGTAAATTCAGGCACACCAACTGTCATTCAAAGTTAA
- the LOC104265750 gene encoding ATP synthase mitochondrial F1 complex assembly factor 1-like, which produces MSKGNCSKSFLQKLQGSNSVIDNMTHRYVRLFPILLGTSRPGVANRPFALNCTRSIASSQNDVVDLTENPFFQKYADKIQHLQKSNPEEYRKRLDQLKALKQSKREEGKVETENKTSQKSTEKKLPVTKKTKTLDDILKLEMVMKLKAEDIQKLWVDRYANKDAVCAVISSQSYCVIRTILEKYPVFVFPLPRKDGYEIFVGQFSNNDIYFTSLINYQQHKENAPSQLTLNHFTELESEKGIVLMSGPVFDDALSVTDAQLLAYQVQHFCTEHPKLIRGFNVSPQDFDINSVISSLDTGLLSKTSSLNK; this is translated from the exons ATGAGCAAAGGAAATTGTAGCAAATCGTTCCTACAAAAGTTACAAGGGTCAAACTCTGTAATTGACAACATGACGCACAGATATGTTCGTCTGTTCCCAATACTGTTAGGAACATCAAG ACCAGGTGTTGCAAATAGACCTTTCGCCCTAAACTGCACACGATCTATAGCTTCGTCTCAAAACGATGTAGTAGACCTCACCGAAAATCCATTCTTTCAAAAGTATGCAGACAAAATACAACACCTACAAAA GTCCAATCCTGAAGAATACCGAAAAAGATTGGACCAACTGAAAGCATTAAAACAGTCGAAAAga gaagAAGGTAAAGTGGAAACCGAGAACAAAACAAGCCAAAAATCAACCGAAAAAAAATTGCCTGTGACTAAAAAG acTAAAACACTggatgatattttaaaattggaaaTGGTAATGAAGTTAAAGGCAGAAGATATCCAGAAATTGTGGGTGGACAGATATGCAAATAAAGATGCTGTGTGCGCTGTGATATCTTCCCAATCATACTGCGTTATAAGAACCATACTTGAGAAATATCCTGTG TTTGTTTTCCCCCTTCCACGCAAAGATGGGTACGAGATATTTGTTGGCCAATTTTCCAACAACGACATATACTTCACATCGCTTATCAATTATCAACAACACAAAGAAAATGCTCCCAGCCAACTTACACTCAACCATTTTACTGAACTGGAGTCAGAAAAAG GTATTGTTCTAATGTCTGGCCCAGTTTTCGACGACGCACTGTCCGTTACAGACGCCCAGTTGCTCGCTTACCAAGTCCAGCACTTCTGTACTGAACATCCAAAGCTTATCAGAGGCTTTAACGTATCCCCTCAGGACTTTGATATTAACAGCGTTATTTCGTCGCTCGACACAGGCCTTTTGTCCAAGACCAGCtcattaaataaatag